In Fusobacterium hwasookii, a single window of DNA contains:
- a CDS encoding sodium ion-translocating decarboxylase subunit beta, translating into MNFFNVIAELLEASGFAALTWQNIAMILVSFILFYLAIVKKFEPLLLLPISFGMFLVNLPLAGLMDEGGIIYLMSYGVKSNLFPCLVFMGVGAMTDFSPLIANPISLLLGAAAQLGIYVAFIFATQIGFTPAEAAAIGIIGGADGPTSIYIANNLAPHLLAPIAVAAYSYMALIPLIQPPIMKALTTKKERAVKMGQLRKVSKTEKIVFPIAVVLFCSLLLPSVAPLLGLLMMGNLFKESGVVQRLSDTAQNAMINIITIMLGLSVGAKADGSTFLDVSTLKIIAMGLAAFCFSTAGGVLLGKVLYIVTGGKINPLIGSAGVSAVPMAARVSQTVGAKENPTNFLLMHAMGPNVAGVIGSAVAAGFFMMIFKGTM; encoded by the coding sequence ATGAATTTTTTTAATGTAATAGCAGAACTATTAGAAGCATCAGGTTTTGCAGCACTTACTTGGCAAAATATTGCAATGATATTGGTTTCATTTATTTTATTCTACCTAGCTATAGTTAAAAAATTTGAACCATTATTGTTGTTGCCTATATCTTTTGGTATGTTTTTAGTAAACTTACCATTAGCAGGTTTAATGGATGAAGGTGGAATTATATACCTAATGTCTTATGGAGTAAAAAGTAACCTATTCCCTTGTTTAGTATTCATGGGAGTTGGGGCAATGACAGACTTTTCTCCATTGATAGCTAACCCTATTAGTTTACTACTAGGTGCAGCAGCACAATTAGGAATATATGTAGCATTCATATTTGCAACTCAAATAGGATTTACACCAGCTGAAGCAGCAGCTATTGGAATCATTGGAGGAGCAGATGGACCTACTTCTATATATATAGCAAATAACTTAGCACCACACTTATTAGCACCAATAGCAGTTGCAGCTTATTCATATATGGCTTTGATACCATTAATTCAACCACCTATTATGAAAGCTTTAACTACTAAAAAAGAAAGAGCTGTAAAAATGGGACAATTAAGAAAAGTTTCTAAAACTGAAAAAATAGTTTTCCCAATAGCAGTTGTTTTATTCTGTTCATTATTATTACCATCAGTTGCACCATTACTTGGATTACTAATGATGGGTAACTTATTTAAAGAATCAGGTGTTGTTCAAAGACTATCAGATACAGCTCAAAATGCTATGATTAACATAATAACAATTATGTTAGGACTAAGTGTTGGAGCTAAAGCTGATGGATCAACATTCTTAGATGTAAGTACATTAAAGATTATAGCAATGGGACTTGCAGCTTTCTGTTTCTCAACAGCAGGAGGAGTTCTTTTAGGAAAAGTTCTTTATATAGTAACTGGTGGAAAAATAAATCCACTTATAGGTTCAGCAGGAGTTTCTGCAGTTCCTATGGCAGCACGTGTTTCTCAAACAGTTGGTGCAAAAGAAAACCCAACTAACTTCTTATTAATGCATGCAATGGGACCAAATGTTGCTGGAGTTATAGGTTCAGCAGTTGCAGCTGGATTCTTTATGATGATATTTAAAGGAACAATGTAA
- a CDS encoding biotin/lipoyl-containing protein, with protein MKYVVTVNGKKFEVEVEKVGGAGKSLSRQPAERRETVVKSEPVVETKVAAPVEAAPAATSTTGGTTITSPMPGTILDVKVNVGDKVTFGQTLAILEAMKMENDIPATTDGEVAEIKVKKGDAVETDAVLIVLK; from the coding sequence ATGAAATACGTAGTAACAGTAAATGGTAAAAAATTTGAGGTTGAAGTTGAAAAAGTTGGAGGAGCAGGAAAATCATTATCTCGTCAACCAGCAGAAAGAAGAGAAACAGTTGTAAAATCAGAACCTGTTGTTGAAACTAAAGTAGCAGCTCCAGTTGAAGCAGCTCCAGCAGCAACATCTACTACTGGAGGAACTACAATAACAAGTCCAATGCCTGGAACAATTTTAGATGTTAAAGTAAATGTAGGAGATAAAGTTACATTTGGACAAACTCTTGCAATACTAGAAGCAATGAAAATGGAAAATGATATTCCAGCAACAACAGATGGAGAAGTTGCTGAAATAAAAGTTAAAAAAGGAGATGCAGTAGAAACTGACGCAGTTTTAATAGTTTTAAAATAA
- a CDS encoding OadG family protein: MWTSNTMTFAESIMTFLIGFAIVFIALIALALFIIVSSKVINLLVKEEVPEQKPVANTANVNANTATKAVVKEDNQEEAERLAAIISAISEEMREPVENFTIVSITEI; this comes from the coding sequence ATGTGGACATCTAATACTATGACTTTTGCAGAAAGTATAATGACTTTTTTGATAGGTTTTGCAATAGTGTTCATTGCTTTAATAGCATTAGCATTATTTATAATTGTATCATCAAAAGTTATAAATCTTTTAGTTAAAGAAGAAGTACCTGAACAAAAGCCAGTTGCAAATACAGCAAATGTAAATGCAAATACAGCAACAAAAGCAGTTGTGAAAGAAGATAACCAGGAAGAAGCTGAAAGATTAGCAGCAATAATCTCAGCTATCAGTGAAGAAATGAGAGAACCTGTTGAAAATTTCACTATTGTTAGTATAACAGAAATTTAA
- a CDS encoding BglG family transcription antiterminator, with translation MLKKQHFELLKLIENEKKLSKIAELLNLTERSVRYKIDEINEELGIKKIQIKKREFFSSLTDEDMIKLFENIEGEKYVYNQKEREELIILYTLMRKDNFLLKEVAEKIGTSKSTIRNDLKSLKKMLLDYNIKLLQDDKLKYYFDYLEEDYRYFIATYLYKYVSFDKKYDKIFFDDISYFRKVIYKEIKEEYMTEIESISKKIKKIELDFMDETLNILVILMAISQKRERKNTNLKIENIEILEKREEYLQLKKVFTNFSNINLLFFTDYLFRITRDERDVFIKFKNWLDISVAVNKIVRAFEIKNKVDFKNIDVFLNEIFYYIKPLIFRTTRKIKLKNSILKDVEKLYPLIFNFLKKTFHYLEEVIKEEISDDEIAYLVPFFNRVLQNNNKNNKKALLVTTYKENIALFLKEDIETEFLIDIGKILTLKAFENIKNDLENYDYIFTTFSIEKDFVKEIKHAKLIELNPILTEKDIKKLENTGLTKNKKIKMSTLLKVILENSSDVNIKNLIHSLDEAFPEKIHNDIDRNRFSLGNFLKKENIFKMNFNSFKEILNNFLNLSFLQKSDINDIINKVSNNNFYSYLEENIGIIFHKLNTKNSQDNVLIAVNEKEICINGKKINVIILINSNYETQYKPIIYNFVKLFFLKNKFDFTRSTLEIYNSLLTIDS, from the coding sequence ATGCTAAAAAAACAGCATTTTGAATTATTAAAACTTATTGAAAATGAAAAAAAACTATCTAAGATAGCTGAGTTGTTAAATCTAACAGAAAGAAGTGTTCGTTATAAGATAGATGAAATTAATGAAGAGTTAGGAATAAAAAAAATCCAAATAAAAAAAAGAGAATTTTTTTCTTCATTAACTGATGAAGATATGATTAAACTTTTTGAGAATATTGAAGGTGAAAAATATGTCTATAATCAGAAGGAGAGAGAAGAATTAATTATACTTTATACTTTAATGAGAAAAGATAATTTCTTATTAAAAGAAGTTGCTGAGAAAATTGGAACAAGTAAATCTACTATTAGAAATGATTTAAAAAGTCTAAAGAAGATGCTATTAGACTATAATATAAAATTATTGCAAGATGATAAATTAAAATATTATTTTGATTATCTTGAAGAAGATTATAGATATTTTATAGCAACTTATTTATATAAGTATGTAAGTTTTGATAAGAAATACGATAAAATATTTTTTGATGATATAAGTTATTTTAGAAAAGTAATTTATAAAGAAATCAAAGAAGAGTATATGACAGAAATAGAATCAATTTCTAAAAAAATAAAAAAAATAGAATTAGATTTTATGGATGAAACTTTGAATATACTAGTTATTCTGATGGCAATTTCACAAAAAAGAGAAAGAAAAAATACTAATCTAAAAATAGAAAATATAGAAATTTTAGAAAAAAGAGAAGAGTACTTACAACTAAAAAAAGTTTTTACAAATTTTTCAAATATAAATTTATTATTCTTCACAGATTATTTATTTAGAATCACAAGAGATGAAAGAGATGTATTTATAAAGTTTAAAAATTGGTTAGATATAAGTGTTGCAGTAAATAAGATAGTAAGAGCTTTTGAAATTAAGAATAAAGTAGATTTTAAAAATATAGATGTTTTTCTTAATGAGATATTTTATTATATAAAACCTTTAATTTTTAGAACAACAAGGAAAATAAAATTAAAAAATTCAATATTAAAAGATGTAGAAAAACTTTATCCTTTGATATTTAATTTTTTAAAAAAGACTTTTCATTATTTAGAAGAAGTAATTAAAGAAGAAATTTCAGATGATGAAATAGCATATTTAGTACCTTTTTTTAATAGAGTTCTACAAAATAATAATAAGAATAATAAAAAGGCTTTACTTGTCACAACCTATAAGGAAAATATAGCTCTTTTCTTGAAAGAGGATATTGAAACAGAATTTTTAATAGATATAGGTAAGATTCTAACATTAAAAGCCTTTGAAAATATAAAAAATGATTTAGAGAACTATGACTATATTTTTACAACTTTTTCAATAGAGAAAGATTTTGTGAAAGAAATTAAACATGCAAAATTAATAGAATTAAATCCGATTTTAACGGAAAAAGATATAAAAAAACTTGAAAATACAGGACTTACAAAAAATAAAAAAATAAAGATGAGTACCCTATTAAAAGTAATATTAGAAAACTCATCTGATGTAAATATAAAAAATCTTATCCATAGTTTAGATGAAGCATTCCCAGAAAAGATACATAATGATATAGATAGAAATAGATTTTCATTAGGAAATTTTTTGAAAAAAGAAAATATTTTTAAGATGAATTTTAATTCTTTTAAAGAAATTTTAAATAATTTTTTAAATTTATCTTTCTTGCAAAAAAGTGATATTAATGATATCATAAATAAAGTATCAAACAATAATTTTTACTCTTATTTAGAAGAAAATATTGGAATAATTTTTCATAAATTAAATACAAAAAATAGTCAAGATAATGTACTAATTGCAGTAAATGAAAAAGAAATATGCATAAATGGTAAAAAAATTAATGTAATTATATTGATAAATTCAAATTATGAAACCCAATATAAGCCAATTATTTATAATTTTGTAAAATTATTTTTCTTAAAAAATAAATTTGATTTTACTAGAAGTACATTAGAAATTTATAATTCTTTATTAACAATAGATAGTTAA